The genomic segment CGACGTTTTTGCCAGGCAATTTTGCTAAAAACGTTGTTATATTCTACAAATTAGATTATAAATCAACCAATTACACGTACCTTGCAAATACTGAGCAGCTTTGTGGAGGTCTTGATATCATGCAATGTAACGTATGTTCGGTTTTGACGAATAGTATGTGATCAAGCCTCAATAATGAGCACTATGCGGACAGGTTGACTCGTTAACCGTCTTATAATTCAGGCGTGTTTAGAGCATGTGTTCGTTGAATTCTTTAAGAACCAATATTGTGCTACACTTTCCATGTATAGTAATCAGATTAAATGGCAGAACATTTTTCAAATACATCAAGCCCGTAGACGCCTAAATGGTCCGATAATTAATCCCCTGAGCAAACTCTCAAATATTGACGAACAAAACCAGGGTGTTTCGCTTAAACGAATTACGAGAAGACTGTTGACTCTCTTTATATTGCTTTAAATAGTGATTTCATTCCAAGGTataacattattaaaacaattctaGCACATGGTAATGAAAAATACACCATGACAAACTGATATCCTTTATTTCAAATCAACTTATGGTCGGGACTGGGATTGGTTTTCAAAAATTCATGATAATGCGTATTAATTCATGAAGACCAGTTTGACTTTTGTACCACTACTCCAGCCCTAATGACACTAGCTTCACTAATCCCTACACCATTCGTCGCCTTCTCTAATGTCAACATCGGCCCACAATCAAAAGTGCAAACAAGCCTACTCCCAACTCACTGTTATTAGTGACGTCAAAAGACAATTGTGTCATTTTTACATTGAGTCAGTTTATTAAATAATTACTTCAGTTGTTTTCGTTTACGgatttacatgtatacagttGTGTATTAAACACGTTCAAGTCTTAGGTACAATAAAAGCGCTGTTGTATTTTGTTCACCGATTATTTTCCTCGACACTAATAATGTATTGCAGTATATGAACCAGCTCCACAGAGCTGAATTTCTTCGTGGCTGGTTATGACCATGGTAGCTTTTAAAATGTAGTGAACAGCACTGTTTGGGACTGGTCTCATGTTAAAATCGACAGATTAAAATATTCTGCTCGGCTATGATGATCATGAAACGCAAGCCACAGTGAAAATAAAAGATTAGAGCTAGAAGGCCTGTGACCGCATTATAGAGCATTAAGTTACGACAATATTGATCAAGTTGCTAATCAAACAAACCAAGAATTACTCTCGCTTTGTCAATGGATCTTGGATTCCTTTGAAGATTTGGGTCTCCCGCAAGCGAAGATTTTATTCTGATCAACTGGATGAAAATGGGCTACTATAGGCAGTGACAACACCTATAGGGTTCTAAAGGCGCTGTGATGGGCTTGCCATGGAGCAATATTGCTCTGTTGGTTGAGTAACCATACCCTTTGACCTATTCAACACAGGTCACCTCTTCCTGATTATGCATGCATCCTTCGTATATCAATCAAAATGTTCTTTTTAGATCTAAGTAGCCTCCTGAATTTTGCAATCTACTCGCCGTGGCAGATTAATCTATTGCAAAACTTTAAACTGTTTCATTTTTTCATTATACTGAAAACAGTAATCGATTGCTTCTTGCACCTTATTTTTGAATATATTATTGCccgaaaataattatgtttgttttggttttcaaTAGTTAGTATGTGAGCATCCCATAACAATCAATGATTTGTGAGTTTAACTATTGTGGTGCACCCATTGATCTCAACAACTACAACACAGATAATGCATACACCCCTaaccaaacaattattttgcactTGTTCCTATCTGCTGCCCTCATCGTACAACAGATACGGTATCCAAATATCTCGCTTGAGGGCGCCCCTAAACGTGAAACCTGTGATTATTTTTGGTCGGTGCTGTATCTTAGAGAAGCGTGAGTAGTTTGCAAATTAAATCCATTAAAATCTTCTATTTATTAACAACATCCAGTCTCGAAATTCAAGGAATGGCCTTTTGGATATCTTAATTGTAACTCACTGCAACAGTTTCTTCCCGTATTGTATTCCTTTTTGGTAGATGTCCATTGTGCAACTTATACAATTTGTCGCTTGTACCACGAATTGACCTATATCTCGTCGTCCACAGTAAAAACGTGTTGGTTGGTGTGAAAATCAAATCTTTTTCGTCGCACGTCGTTTATGTGAAATAAGTGTAATTACCAAACTATCGTTACTTATTACTATTAGTTCATGAAACTTGCTGTAAATGTTGTCACTTTGCGTGTTTTaatatattgtaaaaaaaaaacgaaatcaGAAATGTGCGATTTGTGTTAGTTTGTAGTGCCAGTGGTCGGACTCGGACAATCATGACAATGAAGACCGAAGGAATACAAGTGACGACGAAGTATTCAAAATGCAAGACAAACGTAGCtagcattaaaacaataatgtgGTTGACCTATTGGATGTACTGGTGTCTACTACTACCTAGCTACGCTGGTACTCGGCAAACTGCAAAGTCCTATCATATCTGTATCCTTCTGCTtaaatttcacattttcaatTCCTTATTTATGAATTCATTAAATTAggactaaacaaaataatttactcAACAAAAGACATATACCttttttgggtaaaaaaaaagtgacaccTTAATTCTTATAAATTCTGAGATCGGATTTGATGTTCAATTCAAtgtatataataaataaatcagtttAGGGGTTAGTAGAACACTTAATAAAACATCGGAAAATACTTCATAAATCATAGACAGAAGAGAAATAGCAACAACATTCTTAATAGTGAAACCACAGGGAGGTTGTTTGTGTAACGGATAGATTGAATTGATTGGTCTTCAATTGGGTAGTTGCTTCACATTCATTTGCAtttggtttaaaataaatttttaccTTGAATTAACACCTTCGACCATTGTTATCATGGAAATGGTTGACAATTAacatagttaaaaaaaattgaattaagACGGACTAGTTTTACTCTAGCTTTCAATAAATTACATCAACAAAAAAGTTATGACGTCTACATAACCTTAGTCTTGTTCGTGTTGCTGCAGTGCGCTGTTTTACTCTGGATTTGTGTTTCACCCTGGTTACTGTGCTCTGTGAGCCATGAATCTACCATGACTGAAAACATCTCTTGAGCGTCACCAAACGTAATTGTGTGACTTATTTTGCTCTCCACAAATGAGCTTATATTATAGTAAGTGGGATGGGGAATCTCTGCATGAATAATGTGGTTTTCTGTTTTGAAAATCCTTTCACTTTCGGCAGGTACttgtgtatttcacaggttttcaatgactaattttgttgtgtctgtttttctttgtgttgtgttttgtttttgttttgtttttggttttactgcgccttaaacacccagcagggtggatatgtgcgcattacaagtctttttattattattttatttattattatttcgctAACTCTAAtttgtatttacatgtatttatttttcagaGAAATTGTGAgattcaaaatgaatattcctCCGAATCAGACGATATACATCAACAACTTGAATGAAAAGATTAAAAAAGATGGTAAGAAGGCAGTTTGTTAATTATAAAGGGTCAGTTTGACGCTCATGCAGTTATTAACTTAATCATTGTTGTAAATAATAATCTACATGGTAAAATGTTTTGTATAAACTATCCATGTATACAACAATGTCTGCATTCTGTAGGCTTTTGTTTCTTGTCATAGTATTATTGAACAAACGTTCCATCTGTTGTTTTAAATGCAACTATTATAGTGCACTTTGAGCAGGCTTATTGGTCAAACTAATGACTTCTTAGTTTGTATTAGTGCTAGATTGACTTCGCTGGTTTGAGGCTTTTAATTGGCAGGTCTCTATGTGACTGTTGGTGTAATGATCAGCGTACATCATTCCCCttattctggaaaaaaaacttgttccAATTTGTCAAATACTGTACTTGTTTGTCAAAGTGTACCACACTTGTGATAACTGTGGACCATTTTGATTCATTTTGATAATCATTATTGTCtcttcatattttttttgtgcAGAGTTGAAGAAGTCCTTATACGCCATCTTTTCTCAATTTGGTCAAATTTTGGACATTGTTGCTTTGAAAACCCTGAAAATGAGAGGACAGGCCTTTGTTGTCTTCAAGGATATCAACAGTGCAACTAATGCCTTGAGATCAATGCAAGGTTTTCCATTTTATGAGAAGCCTATGGTAAGTAATTTATTAGAATTATTCATGTTCTTTGGGGTTCTCTTATGACAACACTTGATGGTAGTCAAGCTGCaatcgatttcacgaaacgctaggattaatcctatctcgagttaggattagtaacccgtcctaacttaggatgggttcaatgcgtcaaACGTCTTTAGATGGGGAACTTGggctaactcgtcctaagtcctaagattaatcctaagttaggaagagtttggtgaaatcgacggctgattcCATACAAAAACGAATTTATGTCTTGCACAGGATTTATTTGTTCTTTTCAATGGTAGTTACATTTTGTTAATGCACTTTGAGCAGGCTTATTGGTCAAACTAATGACTTCTTAGTTTGTATTAGTGCTAGATTGACTTTGCTGGTTTGAGGCTTTTAATTGACAGGTCTCTATGTGACTGTCGATGTAATGATCAgcgtatatttattttaatagttATCTCTGAATTATAAAGATGTTTCTCATGAAAACAGGcattcagctgatttccttgtTTTTGGTTTCTCGGCTGTGCCATTGAAAATTAAATACCACAAATCAGTTTTATTTAATCAGTTTTTAGGAAGAAACATTAGAAGTGGCAAAGCAAAATACTAATTCAGTCACAAGGGGATGGGTCAAGGACCACCACCAATGATAGGATGACATGAAATAGTTTATATCTGATGTAGCTTGCTGATACTatttcaatttgttatttttaataagCGAGTGCAACTTAAAAGTAATAAATTTTATTGAATATGtagtaaaatttgttttcatcttgACTGATTTTGTAGAGAATACAGTATGGGAAATCCACGTCAGATGCTGTTTCCAAACTGCAAGGTACATTTGTACCTAGAGAAAAGAGACCTGAAAAGAGGAAGCCAGAACCTGCACCAAGTAAGTATTCTAATCCTCAAGAACACAATGTACAAATTGCATCGTTTCATTAGATGCAAGTACACAAAGTACAAGTTGCATTGTTTCAGTGCACTTTGAGCAGGCTTATTGGTCAAACTAATGACTTCTTAGTTTGTATTAGTGCTAGATTGACTTTGCTGGTTTGAGGCTTTTAATTGACAGGTCTCTATGTGACTGTTGGTGTAATGATCAGCGTACATTCTTTTCAATAATTATCTCTGAAATGAACAAATATAATGATTACTCATTTATAATCcccaaaaattgttgttgtgtttcAGTTCCAACAAAGAAGAGTAAGAAACTTGAAGCAGCGAAGCAGAGCGCTAATCTAGCTGCAGCTGCAGCAGCAGCTTTGGGTCAAGGGCCACCTCCAATGATGGGCCAGATGCCACCTGGTATGATGGGACAACCTCCACCAATGCAGATTCAACAAACGCCATGTGAGTAGTCCAGGCCGAGAACCgttatctctctctctctctcttaagACCATTAGGGCATCCATAGCCCGTGGTGGTCCTATAAATGAACTCCCTCCAAGCATTCTGTCTAAAGTCACATTATATTTAAAAGCAAAGTGTTTTATGAAAATATGCAAATCAATGGATATATTTAACCAACTTGACCAGCTCTTTTTTGAGTCCAGTTGATTTGGGGTTAAACTTTTCTACTATTTTCACAATCCTTTCCAAGGGAGCCAGtcaataaatattatttgacCTCGATCACTGACTATTGATCACTGACAGtttcaggcatgagaatcttccggtttaaaccggaattccgtttttttttcctttcaaaattgtggtctccgagttcgatgtgaatttgctataaaattcggggggtaggtttttgggggtatacatttggatttctctaatccctcttctctagtcagacaatgtaagtttacctttgtaatcgTTATTATTGCGGATCCACACGGCGTTCATGAAAAAACAGCACATAAACAACAAATTGCCGTCAAGCAGCTGGCCCAGTTTACGGCTAGTGGTCTTCCTAGCATTGCGCATGCATGcaacagcagcgacagatgtataaacttgcctcattccttgcttcgtttatagtggtacggttcaataatgtttgcgtgtaatgcgcttgctgctgcagcaaagataacacgtgtggagacttttgaaagtctactgaaaaaaacaatgcacgtgttttgCACCATGTGCatactgtgtacgtgcaggtttgtacacgaaccaatgagcggcgcggcacgaatctgagatcgccggcaggccatggaaaactggtacctgttattgcctcacaaccagcaaaagatatattgggaaccagcgaacacactgtacgtccggacgacgtgctttcttcattggttcta from the Asterias rubens chromosome 22, eAstRub1.3, whole genome shotgun sequence genome contains:
- the LOC117305155 gene encoding U1 small nuclear ribonucleoprotein A-like produces the protein MNIPPNQTIYINNLNEKIKKDELKKSLYAIFSQFGQILDIVALKTLKMRGQAFVVFKDINSATNALRSMQGFPFYEKPMRIQYGKSTSDAVSKLQGTFVPREKRPEKRKPEPAPIPTKKSKKLEAAKQSANLAAAAAAALGQGPPPMMGQMPPGMMGQPPPMQIQQTPSAPVPEEPNSILFINNLPQDTNEMMLKMLFTQFQGFKEVRLVPGRHDIAFVEFENDTQSAIAKDALQGFKISPTAAMKITFAKK